The following coding sequences lie in one Calidithermus timidus DSM 17022 genomic window:
- a CDS encoding single-stranded DNA-binding protein, protein MARGLNRVTLVGTLTQDPEMRYTPGGLAVLELNLGGNDIIIDESGNTREVPWYHRVKLLGKSAEFWGDGLKAGTPLFVEGKLEYRSWEQEGQKKSTLEIRADRLEVVSLEGKRGELTVTDARGQHRLREGLNHVMLVGNLTRDPELRYTPQGTAVTRFSLAVNERFTTRQGEQEKVHYVEGQAWRDLAEWAAEFKKGDGAFVIGRLVNDSWTSSTGERRYTTRVEAGRLERLARGSGNGGAASLSGAEKGAAGGRTSKVDIDEGLEDFPPEEDLPF, encoded by the coding sequence ATGGCACGAGGACTCAACCGCGTAACGCTCGTTGGAACCCTAACCCAGGACCCGGAGATGCGCTACACCCCCGGGGGGCTGGCTGTTTTGGAACTCAATCTCGGCGGCAACGACATCATCATCGACGAGTCGGGCAACACCCGCGAGGTTCCCTGGTACCACCGCGTGAAGCTGCTGGGCAAGAGTGCGGAGTTCTGGGGCGATGGCCTCAAGGCCGGAACCCCTCTCTTCGTCGAGGGCAAGCTCGAGTACCGTTCCTGGGAACAGGAGGGGCAGAAGAAGAGCACGCTGGAGATCAGGGCCGATCGCCTGGAAGTGGTGAGCCTCGAGGGCAAGCGCGGCGAGCTCACCGTCACCGACGCGCGCGGGCAGCACCGTCTGCGCGAGGGGCTCAACCACGTGATGTTGGTGGGCAACCTCACCCGCGACCCCGAGCTGCGTTACACCCCCCAGGGCACCGCCGTGACCCGCTTCTCTCTGGCCGTCAACGAACGCTTCACCACCCGCCAGGGTGAGCAGGAGAAGGTGCACTACGTCGAGGGCCAGGCCTGGCGTGACCTCGCCGAGTGGGCCGCCGAGTTCAAGAAGGGCGACGGAGCTTTTGTAATCGGGCGCTTGGTAAACGACTCCTGGACCAGCTCGACCGGCGAGCGGCGCTACACCACCCGTGTGGAAGCCGGCCGCCTCGAGCGCCTTGCCCGTGGAAGCGGTAATGGTGGAGCCGCTTCCCTCAGCGGCGCAGAGAAGGGTGCTGCTGGAGGCCGTACGAGCAAGGTAGACATTGACGAAGGCTTAGAAGATTTCCCACCGGAGGAGGATCTACCCTTTTGA
- the rpsF gene encoding 30S ribosomal protein S6: MPQYDLNLVLNPNLDAAQVAVEKEFIQQALARYGATVKATDEWGQRRMAYPIQKDPEGYVIFYTLEMEGANAQPLEKELRLRDNVRRVLIIRDRPEWRK, translated from the coding sequence ATGCCGCAATACGACCTCAACCTGGTGCTCAACCCCAACCTCGACGCTGCGCAGGTTGCCGTGGAGAAGGAGTTCATCCAGCAGGCCCTCGCCCGTTACGGAGCCACGGTCAAAGCCACCGACGAGTGGGGCCAGCGCCGCATGGCCTACCCCATCCAGAAGGACCCCGAGGGCTACGTGATCTTCTACACCCTCGAGATGGAAGGTGCCAACGCCCAGCCGCTGGAGAAGGAACTGCGCCTGCGGGACAACGTGCGCCGGGTGTTGATCATCCGTGACCGCCCCGAGTGGCGCAAGTGA
- a CDS encoding alpha/beta fold hydrolase has product MREEIDIIAVNDEVELYVEDVGPVDALPIVVLHGGPGGSAYVLREGLEEELSAFRVIYFDQRGGGRSPMLEAEPRLFTVDALVEDLEALREHLEIERWGLLAHGFGAIPALEYARHFAQNVLCLGLIAPWVSFPALAQRLFRAALALRDLPAAAAPEDPMLALSEAFRLLEPKAIFDALMFPSEHGRMEYEWLSEGAGILGNDAPGQMFVYNGLWELDYTPHLLELRVQPVVMVGSLDGTSYPEQAEVVADLSGGSLEVIEGAGHYPWIDQPVAFAQALQRFLEQLEPDGGT; this is encoded by the coding sequence ATGCGTGAAGAAATAGACATAATCGCCGTTAATGACGAAGTCGAGCTCTACGTCGAGGATGTGGGCCCCGTGGATGCGTTGCCCATCGTGGTGTTGCACGGGGGGCCGGGAGGGTCGGCTTACGTGTTGCGCGAGGGCCTCGAGGAGGAGCTGAGCGCTTTCCGGGTGATCTACTTTGATCAGCGCGGGGGTGGGCGCAGCCCTATGCTGGAGGCCGAACCGCGTCTGTTCACGGTGGATGCGCTGGTGGAGGACCTCGAGGCCCTACGCGAGCACCTGGAGATCGAGCGATGGGGGTTGCTGGCCCATGGCTTTGGAGCGATACCGGCCCTGGAGTACGCCCGGCACTTTGCCCAGAACGTGCTCTGCCTGGGCTTGATTGCGCCTTGGGTCAGCTTCCCCGCGCTGGCCCAGCGGCTCTTCCGGGCTGCGCTGGCCCTGCGCGATCTGCCCGCTGCGGCTGCCCCTGAAGACCCCATGCTGGCCTTGAGCGAGGCTTTCAGGTTGCTCGAGCCCAAGGCCATCTTCGACGCGCTGATGTTCCCCAGCGAGCACGGGCGTATGGAGTACGAATGGCTGAGCGAGGGTGCGGGCATCTTGGGCAACGATGCTCCGGGCCAGATGTTCGTCTACAACGGGCTGTGGGAACTGGACTACACCCCTCACCTGCTCGAGCTGCGGGTGCAGCCCGTGGTGATGGTGGGCTCGCTGGACGGGACCAGCTATCCCGAGCAGGCCGAGGTGGTGGCAGATCTCAGCGGGGGCAGTCTCGAGGTGATCGAGGGAGCTGGGCACTACCCCTGGATCGACCAGCCTGTGGCCTTCGCCCAAGCGCTGCAGCGCTTTCTCGAGCAGCTCGAGCCGGACGGCGGCACTTAG
- a CDS encoding class II aldolase/adducin family protein, giving the protein MKAKLFATFQQIGADLFASRLASATSGNFSVRDKEGLWITRSGAQKAHLNPEDLMFLPLEPDPDKDQGASVERVIHRAIYRQTDALAVVHAHPRYAIALSFHLDAIEPIDLEGRYYFDSVPVLAPNTLSGTEEAAEAVAEALKTHRACVLRGHGAFVKGVEESAEKSLLKAYSLMTSLEEACEVLYLEKLWRSLP; this is encoded by the coding sequence ATGAAGGCCAAACTCTTCGCCACATTTCAGCAGATCGGCGCTGACCTGTTCGCCTCCCGGCTGGCCTCGGCCACTTCGGGCAACTTCTCGGTGCGGGATAAAGAGGGCTTGTGGATTACCCGCAGCGGGGCTCAGAAAGCCCACCTGAACCCCGAGGATCTCATGTTCTTGCCCCTCGAGCCCGACCCCGACAAAGACCAGGGGGCCTCCGTTGAGCGGGTGATCCACCGGGCCATCTACCGTCAGACCGACGCCCTGGCGGTGGTTCACGCCCACCCCCGTTACGCCATCGCCCTCTCTTTCCACCTCGACGCCATCGAACCCATCGACCTCGAGGGCCGCTACTACTTCGACTCCGTCCCCGTGCTCGCCCCCAATACCCTCTCAGGCACCGAGGAGGCCGCCGAGGCCGTGGCCGAGGCCCTCAAGACGCACCGGGCCTGCGTGCTACGGGGGCACGGGGCCTTCGTCAAGGGCGTGGAGGAGAGCGCCGAGAAGTCGCTGCTCAAGGCCTACTCGCTGATGACCAGCCTCGAGGAGGCTTGTGAGGTGTTGTACCTGGAGAAGCTCTGGCGCAGTCTGCCTTGA
- a CDS encoding Hsp20/alpha crystallin family protein translates to MLDIARRQNLQPVPFRSWNLANFGAFNDLFSEFDRLWGELSAPLSSQFRWAASYPVDLYETGDSVVLEMAVPGIRKEDLDISIEGNQLTIRGKYPEIPEGDERRYWVQGIPHGAFSRSVSLPASVEVDKVKAVINDGLLTLTMPKVAEARVREIAIASN, encoded by the coding sequence ATGCTGGACATCGCGAGGAGACAAAACCTTCAACCGGTGCCCTTCAGAAGCTGGAATCTCGCTAATTTTGGCGCTTTCAACGACCTCTTCAGCGAGTTTGACCGGCTCTGGGGCGAGCTGAGCGCGCCGCTGTCGAGCCAGTTCCGCTGGGCTGCTTCGTACCCGGTGGACCTGTACGAAACCGGGGACAGCGTGGTGCTGGAGATGGCGGTCCCTGGCATCCGCAAGGAGGACCTCGACATCAGCATCGAGGGCAACCAGCTCACCATCCGGGGCAAATACCCCGAAATCCCCGAGGGTGACGAGCGTCGCTACTGGGTGCAGGGGATCCCGCACGGAGCCTTCAGCCGCAGCGTGAGCCTGCCGGCTTCGGTCGAGGTGGACAAGGTCAAGGCCGTCATCAACGATGGCTTGCTGACCCTGACCATGCCCAAGGTAGCTGAGGCCCGGGTGCGCGAGATCGCCATCGCGAGCAATTGA
- a CDS encoding DNA-directed RNA polymerase subunit beta', translated as MKREVRKVRIGLASPEKIRSWSYGEVEKPETINYRTLKPERDGLFDERIFGPQKDYECACGKYKRQRFEGKVCERCGVEVTKSIVRRYRMGHVELATPVAHIWYVKDVPSKIGTLLDLSAQELEQVLYFAKYITIDPKGAMLGGQPVQKRQLLTDEEYRELRFGKQETYSIPVGVDARVRDGDEVKKGQELAPGVVSKMDGLCLFRFPRRIRVDYLRRERAHLTLPREGWIEQKSYRAGEPLAEIAEKHQILSEEAGAVQIVEWEEGALIKILDPDTSAVCAVYFLPVGFRPKVGEGELVGKGEVLAEGKGLVRMPRHVKVSELEATGKRTVELSLTLEWTEAKDYPLQPHMHVLVGEGASVRKGEKLVGAIEAAEEVIAEADGVVHLHEPASIVVMKARVYPFEDDVEVTNGDRVSPGDSLADGGKVTSDIYGRVEVDLVRMNVRVIESYDIDARMGAEAIQALLKELDLGVLEAELVEEMKHPSRARRAKARKRLEVVRAFRDSGNKPEWMILEAVPVLPPDLRPMVQVDGGRFATSDLNDLYRRLINRNNRLKKLLSQGAPEMIIRNEKRMLQEAVDALLDNGRRGTPVTNPGSDRALRSLTDILSGKQGRFRQNLLGKRVDYSGRSVIVVGPQLKLHQCGLPKRMALELFKPFLLKKMEEKGIANNVKNARRMLERSRDIKDEVWDALEEVIHGKVVLLNRAPTLHRLGIQAFQPVLVEGQSIQLHPMVCEAFNADFDGDQMAVHVPLSSYAQAEARVQMLSSHNLLSPASGEPTAKPSRDIVLGLYYITQLRREKKGAGREFKDAAEAIAAYEAGEVALNAPIKIAGKETSVGRVKYIFANPEEALTAVAHGIIDLQDVVSVRVGGRVLETSPGRVLFNRIVLEAVGEDAPTELVNYDLVMERDNLKDLVYKSFLLLGVEKTAKLLDALKYYGFMLSTTSGITIGIDDAVIPAEKRRYLEEADAKLAQIEQAYEMGFMTDQDRYTQIVQLWSETTEKVTKAVFDNFEQNFPFNPFYMMSQSGARGNKQQIRQLSGMRGLMAKPSGETFERPVLSSFREGLTVLEYFISSHGARKGGADTALRTADSGYLTRKLHDVAHEVIVREADCGTTEYIVVPLMQFDEAFRAKRLRKKSDIESGLYGRTVAREFEVNGRTFAEGSQLSLEDVNFLYKAAEANLIEEIPVRSPLTCRTRYGVCQQCYGWDLSAAKLVSIGESVGVVAAESIGEPGTQLTMRTFHTGGVATGTDITQGLPRVIELFEARRPKVKAIIAEIDGIVHIEEHEDKTSIFVTSEGFNKEYKVPKDFRIIVKEGEAVEAGQPLTRGAIDPHQLIDAKGPDAVQRYLVDEIQRVYRAQGVKLHDKHIEVIVRQMLKYVEITDSGESRFLEGQVIEKWDVEAANEKLSEEGKLPAAWKPVLMGVTKSALSTRSWLSAASFQHTTHVLTEAAIAGKMDELIGLKENVILGKLIPAGTGSDFVRETQVVDTKTLKRLEELRKEVSEAPAISGRRPALRPEPPGREAER; from the coding sequence ATGAAACGAGAAGTACGCAAGGTACGCATCGGCCTGGCCTCGCCCGAGAAGATCCGTAGCTGGAGCTACGGCGAGGTCGAGAAGCCCGAGACCATCAACTACCGCACCCTCAAACCCGAGCGCGACGGTCTCTTCGACGAGCGCATCTTCGGTCCCCAGAAGGACTACGAGTGCGCCTGCGGCAAGTACAAGCGTCAGCGCTTTGAGGGCAAGGTCTGCGAGCGCTGCGGCGTCGAGGTGACCAAGAGCATCGTGCGGCGCTACCGCATGGGTCACGTCGAGCTGGCCACGCCGGTAGCCCACATCTGGTACGTCAAGGACGTGCCTTCCAAGATCGGCACCCTGCTCGACCTCTCTGCGCAGGAGCTCGAGCAGGTCCTTTACTTTGCCAAGTACATCACCATCGATCCCAAGGGCGCGATGCTGGGCGGGCAACCGGTGCAAAAGCGCCAGCTCCTCACCGACGAGGAATACCGCGAGCTGCGCTTTGGCAAGCAGGAGACCTACTCCATCCCCGTCGGCGTGGACGCGCGGGTGAGGGACGGCGACGAGGTGAAGAAGGGTCAGGAACTCGCCCCCGGCGTCGTAAGCAAGATGGATGGGCTGTGCCTCTTCCGCTTCCCCCGTCGCATCCGCGTGGACTACCTGCGGCGCGAGCGGGCCCACCTGACCCTGCCCCGCGAGGGCTGGATCGAGCAGAAGAGCTACCGCGCGGGCGAGCCTCTGGCCGAGATCGCCGAGAAGCACCAGATCCTGAGCGAGGAAGCCGGAGCGGTGCAGATCGTCGAGTGGGAAGAGGGCGCCTTGATCAAGATCCTCGACCCCGACACCTCCGCGGTCTGCGCCGTCTACTTCCTGCCGGTGGGTTTCCGTCCCAAGGTGGGGGAGGGTGAGCTGGTGGGCAAGGGCGAGGTGCTGGCTGAGGGCAAGGGCCTGGTGCGTATGCCACGCCACGTTAAGGTCAGCGAGCTCGAGGCCACCGGCAAGCGCACGGTCGAGTTGTCGCTCACGCTGGAGTGGACCGAGGCCAAGGATTACCCCCTTCAGCCCCACATGCACGTGCTGGTGGGTGAGGGGGCCAGCGTGCGCAAGGGCGAGAAGCTGGTGGGGGCCATCGAGGCTGCCGAGGAGGTCATCGCCGAGGCCGACGGCGTGGTGCACCTGCACGAGCCCGCCTCCATCGTGGTGATGAAGGCCAGGGTCTATCCCTTCGAAGACGACGTCGAGGTCACCAACGGCGACCGCGTGAGCCCCGGCGACAGCCTGGCCGACGGCGGCAAGGTCACCAGCGACATATACGGGCGCGTGGAGGTGGACCTCGTTCGCATGAACGTGCGGGTCATCGAGTCCTACGACATCGACGCCCGCATGGGGGCCGAGGCCATCCAGGCCCTGCTCAAGGAGCTCGACCTCGGCGTGCTCGAGGCCGAGTTGGTCGAGGAGATGAAGCACCCCAGCCGCGCCCGGAGGGCCAAGGCCAGGAAGCGCCTGGAGGTGGTGCGTGCCTTCCGCGACTCGGGCAACAAGCCCGAGTGGATGATCCTCGAGGCCGTGCCGGTGCTGCCCCCCGATCTGCGCCCGATGGTGCAGGTCGATGGTGGGCGCTTCGCCACCAGCGACCTCAACGACCTCTACCGCCGCCTGATCAACCGTAACAACCGCCTGAAGAAGCTGCTCTCCCAGGGCGCACCGGAGATGATCATCCGCAACGAGAAGCGTATGCTGCAAGAAGCCGTGGATGCGCTCCTCGACAACGGGCGTCGCGGCACCCCCGTCACCAACCCCGGCTCCGACCGGGCGTTGCGCTCGCTAACCGACATCCTCTCGGGCAAGCAGGGCCGCTTCCGCCAGAACCTGCTGGGCAAGCGGGTGGACTACTCCGGCCGCTCGGTGATCGTGGTGGGTCCGCAGCTCAAGCTGCACCAATGCGGTCTGCCCAAGCGCATGGCCCTGGAGCTCTTCAAGCCCTTCTTGCTGAAGAAGATGGAGGAGAAGGGCATCGCCAACAACGTCAAGAACGCCCGGCGCATGCTCGAGCGCTCCCGCGACATCAAGGACGAGGTCTGGGACGCGCTGGAAGAGGTCATCCACGGCAAGGTGGTGCTGCTCAACCGCGCCCCCACCCTGCACCGCCTGGGCATCCAGGCCTTCCAGCCCGTGCTGGTCGAGGGCCAGAGCATTCAGCTTCACCCCATGGTCTGCGAGGCCTTCAACGCCGACTTCGACGGCGACCAGATGGCCGTGCACGTGCCGCTGTCGAGCTACGCGCAGGCCGAAGCTCGCGTCCAGATGCTCTCCTCGCACAACCTGCTCTCGCCCGCCTCGGGTGAGCCCACCGCCAAGCCCTCGCGCGACATCGTGCTGGGCCTGTACTACATCACCCAGCTCCGCCGTGAGAAGAAGGGTGCTGGTCGCGAGTTCAAGGACGCCGCCGAGGCCATTGCCGCCTACGAGGCTGGCGAGGTCGCGCTCAACGCCCCCATCAAGATCGCAGGTAAGGAAACCAGTGTAGGCCGGGTGAAGTACATCTTCGCCAACCCCGAAGAGGCCCTCACTGCCGTGGCCCACGGCATCATCGACTTGCAGGATGTGGTGAGCGTACGCGTGGGTGGGCGGGTGTTGGAGACCAGCCCTGGCCGGGTGCTCTTCAACCGCATCGTGCTCGAGGCCGTGGGCGAGGACGCCCCCACCGAACTGGTCAATTACGACCTGGTGATGGAGCGCGACAACCTCAAGGACCTGGTCTACAAGTCCTTCCTGCTCCTGGGCGTGGAGAAGACCGCCAAGCTGCTCGACGCGCTGAAGTACTACGGCTTCATGCTCTCGACCACCTCCGGCATCACCATCGGCATCGACGACGCGGTGATCCCGGCGGAGAAGCGGCGCTACCTCGAGGAAGCCGACGCCAAGCTCGCCCAGATCGAGCAGGCTTACGAGATGGGCTTCATGACCGACCAGGACCGCTACACCCAGATCGTGCAGCTGTGGAGTGAGACCACCGAGAAGGTCACCAAAGCGGTGTTCGACAACTTCGAGCAGAACTTCCCCTTCAACCCCTTCTACATGATGAGCCAGTCAGGTGCGCGCGGTAACAAGCAGCAGATCCGCCAGCTCTCGGGGATGCGCGGCCTGATGGCCAAGCCCTCGGGCGAGACCTTCGAGCGCCCGGTGCTCTCTTCCTTCCGCGAGGGGCTCACGGTGCTGGAGTACTTCATCTCCTCGCACGGTGCGCGTAAGGGTGGTGCCGACACCGCGCTGCGCACCGCCGACTCGGGCTACCTCACCCGCAAGCTCCACGACGTGGCCCACGAGGTCATCGTGCGCGAGGCTGACTGCGGGACCACCGAGTACATCGTCGTCCCGCTGATGCAGTTCGACGAGGCCTTCCGGGCCAAGCGCCTGCGTAAGAAGAGCGACATCGAGAGCGGGCTGTATGGCCGCACCGTGGCCCGGGAGTTCGAGGTGAATGGGCGTACCTTCGCCGAGGGAAGCCAGCTCTCGCTCGAGGACGTGAACTTCCTCTACAAAGCCGCCGAGGCCAACCTCATTGAGGAGATCCCGGTGCGCTCGCCCCTGACCTGCCGCACCCGCTACGGGGTCTGCCAGCAGTGCTACGGTTGGGACCTCAGCGCCGCCAAGCTGGTCTCCATCGGCGAGAGCGTGGGTGTGGTGGCCGCAGAGTCCATCGGCGAGCCGGGTACCCAGCTCACCATGCGCACCTTCCACACCGGCGGCGTGGCTACCGGCACCGACATCACCCAGGGTCTGCCCCGCGTCATCGAGCTTTTCGAAGCCCGCCGTCCGAAGGTCAAGGCCATCATCGCCGAGATTGACGGCATCGTCCACATCGAAGAGCACGAGGACAAGACCAGCATCTTCGTCACGAGCGAGGGCTTCAACAAGGAGTACAAGGTACCCAAGGACTTCCGCATCATCGTCAAAGAAGGCGAGGCGGTCGAAGCTGGGCAGCCCCTCACCCGTGGCGCCATCGACCCTCACCAGCTCATCGACGCCAAGGGCCCCGACGCCGTGCAGCGCTACTTGGTAGACGAGATCCAGCGCGTCTACCGTGCCCAGGGTGTGAAGCTGCACGACAAGCACATCGAGGTCATCGTGCGGCAGATGCTGAAGTACGTCGAGATCACCGACTCCGGCGAGAGCCGTTTCCTGGAAGGTCAGGTCATTGAGAAGTGGGACGTGGAGGCTGCCAACGAGAAACTCAGCGAGGAGGGCAAGCTCCCCGCGGCCTGGAAGCCGGTGCTCATGGGCGTGACCAAGAGCGCCCTCTCCACCCGGAGCTGGCTCTCCGCCGCTTCCTTCCAGCACACCACCCACGTGCTCACCGAGGCCGCCATCGCCGGCAAGATGGATGAACTCATCGGCCTGAAGGAGAACGTCATCCTGGGCAAGCTCATCCCGGCGGGCACGGGTTCCGACTTCGTACGCGAGACCCAGGTGGTCGATACCAAGACCCTCAAGCGCCTCGAGGAGCTGCGCAAGGAGGTGTCCGAGGCCCCTGCCATCTCCGGACGCCGTCCGGCGCTTCGCCCCGAGCCACCGGGGCGTGAAGCCGAGCGCTGA